The Notamacropus eugenii isolate mMacEug1 chromosome 4, mMacEug1.pri_v2, whole genome shotgun sequence DNA window GAGGAATATTACTTGAATTCAACTTGTTAAGATCAGGCGTTCCAGAAGTTACCATCACCCCCTGGCTCTGTATCAAAGTTGGCTGTGCAGCCAATGCCAAGTTAAGCAGCCAGTCTTTAACCTGGAAATGATCCCTAAATTGGCATTTGGGGCAAATAAGTGTAAagtcactgttttcattttgttttttattgttttaataatgCCTTTGGTTTTTATGCCCTCATTTCCAGATACACTGCTCAGACAGGCTTCTTGTGTCCATATTCACTCTTTAAGTCTGAACATGTTTTTCTTCGGTCTTAAGCCCCTTAATGTTcacatttcataattttttttagtttgccTGGATATATAAATCCATATTCAGCTTTCACATAACATTTCTTTTGGGGCTAGAGAATAGGGGTTGGAATCAGAAAGTCccaagttcagattctgcctcagacagttgctagctctgtgatcctgggcaaatcgctttaacttctttttgcctctgtACAATGGGGgttataataacagcacctgcctcccagggctgttaaCGATTACTATGATGATCATCCTTATTTAGTGTCTCTCCTCCTTCCTGAAGGTGCCCCGTATTTGGCTAAACTTGGTTGTGGCCGCCTGTTGAGCTGAACCCAAAGAGTTCCTCCCTAGCCTCTAACTGatcctgtttatttattttcccttttatattgAACCAAGCCAGGTTTGGGGGGAGTCCATGTCTGACATTTTTCCATGTTCAGAAATGCCTGTTTATTCCTACCTTTTGTTTCCAAGGCCCTAAGCTATTTTCTTATCCATGACAAAAGTTCTGCCCAATGCCATGGTGAGTTAATCCAGGGGGCAGAAAATCTTTGTTATATAAACTTATCAGAGGTTTTATGAAAGTCTGAATAATGCCAACTGTCTCTTCCTTAGCCATTCcttgttttttcccctaaatgCATTCTAGTTTATTaaaccaaagtgatttccctttATAGATAGAACATCGCCTCCTTTGTTTATCCAAGTAATTTCTGCTTATGTGTTCAGCAGTCCTCCCCTTTATTATAATTAAAGCCAGCTGGATCTCAAATGCACTGTTGTGTCATTCCCAGGTGTGCCTCTGGCTCCTTTCTTCCAGATGGGAGGCACAGTAGAAGTCATCCTCTCATAGGGTGGTTCCATAGTCTACATGCCTATAGGCCTCTAAGGAGCATGATATTCAGGGCTAGGCAAGAGTCTTCCTTGGACACTGACCAGGAAGTTGGAGGCTTTAGATTGTTCTATTTGGCCCTGATGGGCAGAACTGGGAGCCATGGAAACAAGTAGAAGGGAGGCAGATTCAGGAAAAACCTCCTGATCCTGGAGGACTGTCTGCCTCAGGCAGTGGcaggctctccctcctcaagcagaggctggacagCCACTTACCAAGCATAGTGCACCAGGcttggtgttttgttttgagtTAGACTGGATCGctgctgaggtcctttccaactatCACCTTCTAGGATGTCCAGCAGGTCTTCTTCCCCAGAGTTTGGTAAGAAAGGTAGAATTCAAGTGACATTGTcctcattatatggatgacaaaACCGACTCCCAAAGATAAAGGATCTTGTTCAAAGTCCTAGAGTAAGTGAGTAAGGGTCAGAATTCAAGTCCAAGGCTCTTGACCCCATGTCCAGAGCTTGTTTCAACACACCACACCATACCACAGCCCTCTGAGAAGTGGAACTGCACTTATAATCAGTTTTCCTGTCCATCCTTGACTTTCAGCACCCTTGGGAGGAGCCTGTCTGCTCCTGAGAATCACTTCTCATTTTGTAAACCTCAGTGCTCTCTCCAAGCATAACCTACTGCTCTCGTGATTGTCCTCTGCCAGTGGGACCAACAAGGTCCTGTTTGCCATGCCCTCTTTCctactggagaagggaatggtgaaccactccagaatctttgccaagaaaaccccggatttgtcaggaagagttggatgactcaacaacaactttTCTTTACAGTCCTCAGTCTTCCTTTTTTTAGTAGGGAGCTGAGAAGTTTTGTtgacatttccatttccatttccatttccctATCCCTTTGCCCGGGCCAGATTCAGGACAGATGGCAGGGGCCATAGGTTTTTCGTCAGATTTCAGTGAAGTATGTTGGAAGGACAGTCTCCAGATTGTTTACTTCAGAtatacttctctttctccctggaAGTTTGCATTTCATTGTATTTCCTGCTTTtacaaatgttttattgatgcttttttttacatccctCTCCTGTCTCAGTCAAACTGCCAGTAGAAACATAAGTACTTTTAAGTTAGTTGGTCAGCAAGCATTGATAAAAGCAGGCACTAGGCAAAATGCTTTGGAGACAGAAAAGGGCAAAAACGGGATtgctgctctcagggagctcacattcagATGGAACAGAGTATATGTCCCTAACGGTAtatatgagagagggagagagagggcgAACACAAAATAGACTTGACACATGGTCTGTACCATTAAACCTCCTTCCTTGGTCTGTGTTAGAAGGAGGGAGGGTTGTGCCAGCCACGTTCCTCCAGCAGTCAGGAGTGGTTCCTGCCTTGATGGGAGGGGGTCCTGGTGTCATTTTGAAAGTGTTTATGTTCTGTTGGCCATTGTACATAgtgtgtcttttaaaaaattttacctgttttattctgcatcaactgtttctctgaattcaatattattttctcagaattcaatattattgttacctataccataataatattccattacatgcatttACCATGTTTTGTAGTGCTTCTTCAACCAGtgggcacccactttgtttcaGTTGTTTACTCACACAAGAAACGCTtctataaataaatgttttggccaACACAACCTTTTCCTTCTAGCTGAGACGTCTTTGGAGTTTTTGCTTCGTGGCATGTTCAGTGTGGTCAgtcttgttttcccttttttaaaaaatgagtgccCAAATGGAAGTTGGCTTTCCTTTTCCACAGGATTTTTTTCCCAGGTTTAAATGTTGTAAGAAATACACTttgttgctttttatttattgttcttGTTTTCACATTACCTGTTTCCTAATCTTTCTCACCCATTTCTCTCCTGGAAAACCATCTCttaagacaaagaagaaaaaaacaacattcaGTGAAACAGACCCACATTTTATTCACAACCATAATCTCCTCCTCTTCTATCCCGGCACTcctgagaaaggagggagaggccAACTTCTCCCCAGGACATTGAGTTTCATTGTGTAGCTGTCCTCTCTAGGAGACTTCCTTAGGGCTACTCCAGCAAATCCAGAAGGGCTCCACACCTGACCTATGCAGAGCTTGGTTGGGAGGTTGCCTGGTGTATTGGAgtgggagctccctgagggcaagaacaGTTCAATTTGATCTTTGTATCTTCACACCTGACAGAGCACTATGAAATGgttggattgaattggattggGGAGTCAGCATAAATGAGCagcctctgaacctcagttttttcatgttaAAGCCAGAGGCTTTAGCTGGCTGCTCTCCACTCCCTCTCTCCAGCTGTATGATTCACATTTCAAGCCCCTCAGTATCCTCATATGGCCAACCTTTCCCACTGCCTTTGTGACTTTTGTCATAACTGGCACATGGCTGTTTCCACCACAGGTTCCAGAACTCAGTGGGAATTCCATCTTGGCACACCCTATATTAATAGTATTATGAGGTTTTCCTAGAATCTCTTCTAGAATGTCCCTAGCCCTGTCTCTGCACAGCTGTGTGGTTCTGATCAGGCCACTTGCCTTCAGAGCCTCAGGtccctcatctaaaaaatggccTTAATGACAAGGAACGTCCTCACATTCTCGAGGGATCAAATAAGATCTACAAAGTGCAGCTATCTTAATTATTATCATTGTCCTCCATGTCCAACATGAGCCACACCTGGATCTTGATAAGCTAGCCCATTCCTTTTTGTATTCATCATCTGTACATGGATGAAGTCCCAGGATTAATTGGACTAAAGTGGTTTATCTTTTGTATGGCCCTTGGCTCGTTTGCCAACTCCCACCACTGTCAGTTGTTTTAATGTGTTTCATCCCTGTAAGTATTTCAGGGAGCTCTACTTTCATCCCTATGGTAAATCCTCTCCATGTAGATTCCGGTCCCTTGGTACCTCAATAGATGATCATCTTCAGTTGCTTTGGCCAAAGATAATTCTTTTCCCATTGAGCAACCTTCTGAAGTCACTACTTGTATGGTCTGCTCAGAATGTTCCTTCAGCATGCTCTAGCGGGAAAATctcaggatttggaatcagaaccTGGCTTGGATCTAAATCCTGAACTTGTGGTTTACTACCTTTGGCAAgccccttctctggacctcagtttcctcatctgtcaagtgaaaCAACTAAACTATCAGTGTCCTCTAAGTCTCCTGCCTTCTCTGAATCCATGTCACGTTGAAGGAGACCTCCTTTCTCCTGAACATGTTCCAGGGCTCTGAGGATCTCTGATTTCAGTGGTGTAGAAGCCCATCCTCCAATACAGATCTCAACCCCCTGTATAGCCTAGtagccagttttgtttttttttttacttgctcTGACTCAAAGATCCATCACCACATGGCCATACTTGGACTGGCCCCACAGGATAGAGATAAAGAATCAGAGACTAGTCTGCACTGGAACCTTCACTGGAATTGATTCTCTTTCCCCATTTACATAGCTGATAATGCTTGCATAGCACTCTAGCAGTGAGCTGGCACTTGATTATTATCATCTCAAATGCTAGTAACATTTTTCCTCATGTGGAGGGTTTCCTTTATACAAAGcagtaaatgaataaaaattcaatccataagcatttttTTGGTGTCTgccatgtgtcaagcactgtgctaagtgctaaggatacaaagacaagataaAATAATTCCTGTCCTTGGTAAAGCTTATGTAACAATAAGAGAGATATTCACATAGTCTATTTCTCTTGAGATCAAATTAAAATCTGAGATGGAAAGAGCAGAGGACTTGCTGAAAAAAGTTGTTGAGGCTTTTTATTCTTTGAAATCAAACCTCATATTTAACCAACAACCTTATTAATCTTCTGAATGAGATGGCTTTGAGAACACTAGTGCAGAGGCAAGAATCCAGGTTCAGTCTTTGGTGGAACAACTCCATCGTCTCAGGATGGTTGTGCACCTACTTGTGCACTGTGTTTGCTTCAAAGAGATACAAATAAATAAGGCCTTTAAGGAGTGGACATTCTAATTGTATCATTACTTCTCACCTCTTTTGACCAATCTTCTCATAACCTCAAAGGATGGACTGTAGCTTGGCAGTGTATTGCCTAAaacatggtgcccagaactgaacccaACACTTCAGGTGTGATCCGATTCTGGAAATATCTAGTGGGCCTGTGACCTCCTTTGATACTCTTGTGATTTAATCATTCAAAGGTAACATCGGTCGTGGAGAAAGGAGGAGCACCTACCTTAATTCGTGGGCCTTTTATGTATTTCTCAGGGAGGCTGAACTAGCCAACTATTGTAATAATGAGAAATCTGTGTAATAGTTCTTGTTAATATAGACAGTCTACCAATCCCAACTTTGGCACTGTAGCTTAGCGGATTGTAGCCCCAGCAGCCGTCTCCACATGTTGAACACTTCTTCAAGAAGAACAGACCTGTGGAACATAGgtttagatttggaaaggacctctAAGGTTATACAGTCcagctctgtcattttacagatgaggaaacttgggcccagagaggtcaagtgatttgcccagtttgATTcagtaacaaacatttattaagtgccttttatgtACCAAGCACCGAGGATACAAAAATCgaaatgaaacagtctttgccctcaaggagcttacatccaaCTGGGTGGATACAACATGAGCACAGATATATTCAAAACCATTTCAAGGTGAATGTGTTGATAACTTGCAAACAAGACAGGCTTTACGTAGGAGGTGGTACCTCCTTTAAAATTAGGCTTTAAAGGAACACAGGAATTCTGAGAGGTAAAGGGGAGAAAGCACTGTATTCTAGCTTTGAGAGACCACTTATTCCAAGGCACAGAGGCTAGAGGTGGACCATCAAATACAGGGAACAGCTAGCAAACTAGTTTTTAAtatgaaagactggaaaggtcacacaggtatcaagtggcagagtcaggatttgaacccaggtctcctgactctggaTCCAGCACTCTTCTCCTGCCCCAGGATAAGGTTTTGTTAATGAAGTTAAAGCAAAAGGATTGGGGCATTTTAATGAAATGGCATGTCATACTGATTTGGGTTCATTTCTCTTGTGCAGAAGAAAACCAAGGAAACGTACAGGTTACAACAGAAACTCTGCCAAAACCTACTGAAGAAGGACAAGGTATGAAGGTCAATGGGACTAAGATGATTAGTAATGCAGAACACAGGAATAACAAAGTGAGTAAAAGTCTCCCACCTGGGCATATCAACTGCCCAGATGTAGACAAAATCATGACCAGTGGTGAGGTTTCAGAAACCAGCACCTTAGTGTCCCTAGAGCCTTTAAATTCTATGGAGCCTGGATTGACAAAAGCGCCTTCAACagaaaaagaatgtgaaacatcCAGTGCTTGTCCACTTTATCTGCCATCAACAGAGGACAGTGCCAGCCTCCCATTGTACAGTGGAGATGTACTATCCAAAGTGAGCCTTGACCATAAAGCCGTTGACAATCACCAACACAACTGTGGCTGTGGCATTGAAAATCCTTCCAAGATCAGTATTCCTTgggcaaagagaaaggaaaatggtgTTCTTCCTTTGGAAGCAGATCCCCAAGGGTCATGTTACCCATTGAGCTTACCCTATGTGGGATCAGGAAGTATCTCTCTTGAAGAAAGTGGCTCTGGAGATGACCTGCAGAAGATGGAAAAACCTTTCTGGACTGGAGTGATCCTGAGAGAAGACTCAGCTtctagaatggaagaaaaaagagttCAGAGTGTCAGGAGCAAAAGGAGTGAAGTACTTCTTGTCAGTGCCAAGCTAGCAGAAGGAAAGAGCAGCATACCTCCTCTGAACTATACCAGTGATCAAAGAGGATGTGCCCATGATAGCCGCTCCTTACACAGCCCCAGCCCAGGGACTCAAGGAAGTCTCCAACAAAAgaactctctttctccttcagaaGAAGATTCTGTGAAAGTTCCttcagaaatgcaagaaaatttcaaaaaacatGAAGGTGAGAAAGTAACTTGCGCTTGTGATACACACCAAGATGAAGACTTCATAGAGGAAAGTGACTCCTTGGTGATGCAGActgaagaatcagaaaagactgTCCCTGCTGTCTCAAGTGTATTAGGCAAGAATGTTCGCAGTCAGAATCCTGGTTCTTTGGTCAGCAGCCGGAGAGGCCTGAGAAGCCTCCCTGAGAAAAGAGACCCCACAGCTTGTTCTGTGCCCGATGAACCACCCACGCCTGTAAATAAAGTCTCAGAGGTTAAAAGGGTTCTTCCTCAGCTACAGGTGAACCAAAAATGTGACGTTGCTAACCAGCCTGAGGCAAAAGAAACTATAGGAACTACAAGGAGGGTTGTTATTCCATTTGTAGATGGACAGAGAATGGCTTCTTATCCTGCTGAGTCCAGTGAAGACAAAGGGAAGCTTTTATGCATCTTATCTGGAAAGATGCCCTTTGATGTTCACAAGGAAGCAACAGCTTCCCAAGAGTCATCTCTAGGGGATTGTGCAGATGTCTCTAAGGGAACAAGGAAGGTTTCTCAGCAACAGGTTAGCTTTATGTCGGAGGATGGAGTCAGGGTCATTGCCACCCCGCAAACCATTCTGACCCAAATGAGAGAAGTGAAGGATGCCTTCTGCCCAGGTGCTACCACCTGTTGTGCCTCTCCCAAGAATCATGACATCAGTGCTAAAGCAGTAAACTTCAAAAGGGTGTCAAACAACACAATTGTAGGAAAACTGGCGGCCATGTCAGTACTTGTAAAAGAAGTAGCAGAATTATCTGAAGAGGCTCCTGACATAGATAATGAAAGTACTACACCTCAGGGATGTTGCAGCCACCACCAGAGAGTTGAGAATGCCCCAGAAGGGAACGTGTCCTCAGAGGGCATTATTTGTAAGTCCTCTGCAATCTCTCCAGAAGCTGAGAATCAGTCTATATTGACCTCTGAAGACATATTGGTGCCCAGTGATCCTCACTGTCCAAGAACAGAAAGTAGTCTGGTAGAAAGCACCCTCCATGTGAAACATCCCTCAAGGGAAAATGAACTTTCtggagaagaaattgaagattgTTTTCAAGAAGGCAAGATCAGGAATGAAGTGACTTTACATCCATTACTCAGCAGAGCCTTAAACAAAAGCATACTTACCTTGAGCCATGTTAAGCCTGGAAATCTCATAGCAAGATCAGCTGGAAAGGTAGGgttagaagaaaagaaactggGAACACACAGTAAGGAGACTGCATCACCTTGTGAATCCCATCCCTCTGAAGGTAGTGTTTTAGAAAGCCAGCTATCCTCAAACATTCCAAGTCTTAAAAAGCTGAAGGACATACGTCTTCACATGGAGCACTCAGATGTTAGGATTACAAACCAAGCAGATGGGACAAATCAAGGCCTTAATTGCCAGAGTGACCTTAACAGTCCATTTGAATGCTGGAGTGAAAATAAATTGTCCAAGAGCAAACATCACAGCAAGGGAATCTTTGATGTCCAGCACACAGATAATACTAACAAAGAATTGAGCTCCAGTCACAAAGAGCTGCAAGTTAAAGACTTGAGCAATGTCCAATCATCTTGCATTCttccaaagaaaaatagttttaaaacttCCTTTGGTAATGAAGACTCTCCTGTGTGCAGAGCAGACTCAGTTCAGCTTGGTAATAAGCTTGGAGAAGAggtgtcaaaaatgaaagagtttgatTCTGCTGATAGTCATAGAAGACAAGAGGATCCCTCCTGGCTACAGCCAGTCGGACCTTTGAGGAGTGAACAGTCTCAGGGAGGAGAAGGACTGATTGACCAGGACTCTATTTTACCATGTACTTCCTATTCTTTTAATACAAGAGCTCTGAAAACCATACCATCTTGTGAAGGGACCCCATCATTTGAACAAAGAGATGACAGCCTTTGTAATGCAGTGTTCTGGAAGAGTAAGACACATGGTATCAGATCTGTTACAAGTCATGACCCAAATATGGAGTTATCAGATACCAGTAATTTGTTTTTTGGGAGTACCCATCGTGGGAGAATTGTTGAAGAAATGCTTCCAGGGGAGACAGAAGGGACAACTGGCAGGTTAAGGCCACAAGCAAATTCTGCATTTGATGATGAAGATTCCTTAGAGTTTTATTCCAAAGAACCTGTGTTAGGATCTGCTGAGACAACTTCTTTGCATATCTCTTCCCAAGAAAATTCATCCAGTGGTTCAGATGGTCACCTGGGTGAAAAAGCTGAAACAAAACAGCTTCCTGAATCAGTGAATGTCAAAATGCTCCCTGAAATTGTAAAGAGCAGCACATTGAAGAGCACAGTGAAGAAAAGACCACCTGGGGGGACCCCTAACATTGATATGGGAAGCAAAAACTATATACCAGGAACATTCCAGCCAAAGCTGGTTTCCAGTGTGACACGTTCATCTTTTATACTGAatccagaaaataaaatgaatagaagagaaattaaagaacACCAAGGAACGCTAAATGATTTAAAAGTCAGAGAGGAATCTGAAGGCAAAACTTTGACAGAAGATGGTGGTGATGAGAGTTCAGATGCTTATGGTCCCCATTTTAAACGAAGGAGAACATGTGGAGAGACTGACGGCCAGAAAGCTCAAGTTGTCCAGAGCTGCAGGTGTCTTAAAGGAGGGCAGGAAAATGTGCagccaaagaaaagagaaacttttTCCCAGCAGGAAGAATTACTGAATGCCAAGCTTTTTTTTGGGCTAACAGTGGGCCTATCATCACAAGACTTGGCAAGTCAAAGCCACTCTAAGGGACATGCTATGCAGAGTACTTTGAAGGATATCAAAGGAACAAAGGTGACCAAGGATGAGCCTTCTCCTCAGGCTTTAAAGATGTGTGattcagaggcaggaagacaagCTCTTCATTTCCGTCCCAAGACTGCATCATCTTTAGGTCCCCGTCTCCCCATCTCCACCTTAACACCCCAAGATATCAGTGGTACTGGATGTGAGAAAATGCATAATACCTTTGCGATGACATCATATCAAAGAAAGTCTCTTCCACCGTTAAAGAAAGGGCCAAACATCACTTATGAGCCCATCAAGACTGAAAGAAAGATGAGTGATGTCCAAAAGTGGATTCTTCTAAAAAACACTTCAGAAACCATCTCGATCAAAG harbors:
- the PRR14L gene encoding protein PRR14L isoform X1 → MLSSGVETPPVPLVSPMSSVAQELYTELPVSVSPDLSAEFEPSIIPDTKPEASNSLVRTLPLEPLRTHVENCSQDADPMDDGEEPRGCGLAAGCTVRDPAASGVLAKERSEQEEEATRTVRAPQEGSVEGQEQPSPAAAEGTCGSCQVVVGKQLKRDLSRSPSEDEPQLTEENQGNVQVTTETLPKPTEEGQGMKVNGTKMISNAEHRNNKVSKSLPPGHINCPDVDKIMTSGEVSETSTLVSLEPLNSMEPGLTKAPSTEKECETSSACPLYLPSTEDSASLPLYSGDVLSKVSLDHKAVDNHQHNCGCGIENPSKISIPWAKRKENGVLPLEADPQGSCYPLSLPYVGSGSISLEESGSGDDLQKMEKPFWTGVILREDSASRMEEKRVQSVRSKRSEVLLVSAKLAEGKSSIPPLNYTSDQRGCAHDSRSLHSPSPGTQGSLQQKNSLSPSEEDSVKVPSEMQENFKKHEGEKVTCACDTHQDEDFIEESDSLVMQTEESEKTVPAVSSVLGKNVRSQNPGSLVSSRRGLRSLPEKRDPTACSVPDEPPTPVNKVSEVKRVLPQLQVNQKCDVANQPEAKETIGTTRRVVIPFVDGQRMASYPAESSEDKGKLLCILSGKMPFDVHKEATASQESSLGDCADVSKGTRKVSQQQVSFMSEDGVRVIATPQTILTQMREVKDAFCPGATTCCASPKNHDISAKAVNFKRVSNNTIVGKLAAMSVLVKEVAELSEEAPDIDNESTTPQGCCSHHQRVENAPEGNVSSEGIICKSSAISPEAENQSILTSEDILVPSDPHCPRTESSLVESTLHVKHPSRENELSGEEIEDCFQEGKIRNEVTLHPLLSRALNKSILTLSHVKPGNLIARSAGKVGLEEKKLGTHSKETASPCESHPSEGSVLESQLSSNIPSLKKLKDIRLHMEHSDVRITNQADGTNQGLNCQSDLNSPFECWSENKLSKSKHHSKGIFDVQHTDNTNKELSSSHKELQVKDLSNVQSSCILPKKNSFKTSFGNEDSPVCRADSVQLGNKLGEEVSKMKEFDSADSHRRQEDPSWLQPVGPLRSEQSQGGEGLIDQDSILPCTSYSFNTRALKTIPSCEGTPSFEQRDDSLCNAVFWKSKTHGIRSVTSHDPNMELSDTSNLFFGSTHRGRIVEEMLPGETEGTTGRLRPQANSAFDDEDSLEFYSKEPVLGSAETTSLHISSQENSSSGSDGHLGEKAETKQLPESVNVKMLPEIVKSSTLKSTVKKRPPGGTPNIDMGSKNYIPGTFQPKLVSSVTRSSFILNPENKMNRREIKEHQGTLNDLKVREESEGKTLTEDGGDESSDAYGPHFKRRRTCGETDGQKAQVVQSCRCLKGGQENVQPKKRETFSQQEELLNAKLFFGLTVGLSSQDLASQSHSKGHAMQSTLKDIKGTKVTKDEPSPQALKMCDSEAGRQALHFRPKTASSLGPRLPISTLTPQDISGTGCEKMHNTFAMTSYQRKSLPPLKKGPNITYEPIKTERKMSDVQKWILLKNTSETISIKEHKVLSWSSASVANHTPKPKAVGRLLLNSTRLRKPTKELALLNKLSVLAEKLLAVSTATQELRSQPHSVELLPVAETYKWLRFKQFQGESPYNMMRLNLHLGDYGCNKTLDSRTWALYPLEALRVGLLDLMSKMPSLQFSAQLYPMSFHINLDSERTADSSRIFSEYCSPPESAPGGDPTHPPQPPKWTFSFIMSQGSSGTAMFREDNGLHCELRSQAALQTLSPEQAPGSNAVMKVRAGCSALGLHTVLALSSPGCYRIWTRRRSLSSHLPTIQRLFMTQFTQGFKGLRLPASLPNSLFPSLPYSVGRVLSIWSQHGPSACPFEITTLHSKHSKWPPTLGIRNSHAISPHVPLLGMEATAARTGGSPVRPGSPFFALAPKSRLAFEPVVSVLRLSASDFQIPAFKELRRVPSACASQHSSATQKEIEPEKRPKKVSQIRIRKTIPRPDPNLTPMGLPRPKRLKKKEFSLEEIYTNKNYKSPPASRCLETIFEEPKERNGALISISQQKRKRVLEFQDFTVPRKRRNRGKIKVMGSFTRAKKAALQSQELDTLLIQKLMDLEAFLAKEGEEEPASGC
- the PRR14L gene encoding protein PRR14L isoform X2, which gives rise to MLSSGVETPPVPLVSPMSSVAQELYTELPVSVSPDLSAEFEPSIIPDTKPEASNSLVRTLPLEPLRTHVENCSQDADPMDDGEEPRGCGLAAGCTVRDPAASGVLAKERSEQEEEATRTVRAPQEGSVEGQEQPSPAAAEGTCGSCQVVVGKQLKRDLSRSPSEDEPQLTEENQGNVQVTTETLPKPTEEGQGMKVNGTKMISNAEHRNNKVSKSLPPGHINCPDVDKIMTSGEVSETSTLVSLEPLNSMEPGLTKAPSTEKECETSSACPLYLPSTEDSASLPLYSGDVLSKVSLDHKAVDNHQHNCGCGIENPSKISIPWAKRKENGVLPLEADPQGSCYPLSLPYVGSGSISLEESGSGDDLQKMEKPFWTGVILREDSASRMEEKRVQSVRSKRSEVLLVSAKLAEGKSSIPPLNYTSDQRGCAHDSRSLHSPSPGTQGSLQQKNSLSPSEEDSVKVPSEMQENFKKHEGEKVTCACDTHQDEDFIEESDSLVMQTEESEKTVPAVSSVLGKNVRSQNPGSLVSSRRGLRSLPEKRDPTACSVPDEPPTPVNKVSEVKRVLPQLQVNQKCDVANQPEAKETIGTTRRVVIPFVDGQRMASYPAESSEDKGKLLCILSGKMPFDVHKEATASQESSLGDCADVSKGTRKVSQQQVSFMSEDGVRVIATPQTILTQMREVKDAFCPGATTCCASPKNHDISAKAVNFKRVSNNTIVGKLAAMSVLVKEVAELSEEAPDIDNESTTPQGCCSHHQRVENAPEGNVSSEGIICKSSAISPEAENQSILTSEDILVPSDPHCPRTESSLVESTLHVKHPSRENELSGEEIEDCFQEGKIRNEVTLHPLLSRALNKSILTLSHVKPGNLIARSAGKVGLEEKKLGTHSKETASPCESHPSEGSVLESQLSSNIPSLKKLKDIRLHMEHSDVRITNQADGTNQGLNCQSDLNSPFECWSENKLSKSKHHSKGIFDVQHTDNTNKELSSSHKELQVKDLSNVQSSCILPKKNSFKTSFGNEDSPVCRADSVQLGNKLGEEVSKMKEFDSADSHRRQEDPSWLQPVGPLRSEQSQGGEGLIDQDSILPCTSYSFNTRALKTIPSCEGTPSFEQRDDSLCNAVFWKSKTHGIRSVTSHDPNMELSDTSNLFFGSTHRGRIVEEMLPGETEGTTGRLRPQANSAFDDEDSLEFYSKEPVLGSAETTSLHISSQENSSSGSDGHLGEKAETKQLPESVNVKMLPEIVKSSTLKSTVKKRPPGGTPNIDMGSKNYIPGTFQPKLVSSVTRSSFILNPENKMNRREIKEHQGTLNDLKVREESEGKTLTEDGGDESSDAYGPHFKRRRTCGETDGQKAQVVQSCRCLKGGQENVQPKKRETFSQQEELLNAKLFFGLTVGLSSQDLASQSHSKGHAMQSTLKDIKGTKVTKDEPSPQALKMCDSEAGRQALHFRPKTASSLGPRLPISTLTPQDISGTGCEKMHNTFAMTSYQRKSLPPLKKGPNITYEPIKTERKMSDVQKWILLKNTSETISIKEHKVLSWSSASVANHTPKPKAVGRLLLNSTRLRKPTKELALLNKLSVLAEKLLAVSTATQELRSQPHSVELLPVAETYKWLRFKQFQGESPYNMMRLNLHLGDYGCNKTLDSRTWALYPLEALRVGLLDLMSKMPSLQFSAQLYPMSFHINLDSERTADSSRIFSEYCSPPESAPGGDPTHPPQPPKWTFSFIMSQGSSGTAMFREDNGLHCELRSQAALQTLSPEQAPGSNAVMKVRAGCSALGLHTVLALSSPGCYRIWTRRRSLSSHLPTIQRLFMTQFTQGFKGLRLPASLPNSLFPSLPYSVGRVLSIWSQHGPSACPFEITTLHSKHSKWPPTLGIRNSHAISPHVPLLGMEATAARTGGSPVRPGSPFFALAPKSRLAFEPVVSVLRLSASDFQIPAFKELRRVPSACASQHSSATQKEIEPEKRPKKVSQIRIRKTIPRPDPNLTPMGLPRPKRLKKKEFSLEEIYTNKNYKSPPASRLGSQDTSSEDDQEARIGPSL